Proteins encoded in a region of the Anopheles ziemanni chromosome 2, idAnoZiCoDA_A2_x.2, whole genome shotgun sequence genome:
- the LOC131294724 gene encoding transient receptor potential cation channel trpm: MKHRTARSWIEANFQKRECIKFIPSTKNGDSCCCGQERRTHQFVPGIEPGIAGDVWLPQKHTRAQSTDAYGTIEFQGGAHPTKAQYVRLSYDTRPELLVQLFTREWNLELPKLLITVQGGKANFELQPKLKKVLRKGLLKAAKTTGAWIFTGGTNTGVTKQVGDALLLEGQQRSGRVVSIGIAPWGIVERNHELLGHNRDVPCHSISSPRSKLAVLNNRHAYFLLVDNGSQGRYGAELILRRKLEKYISNQKLQPFTHSSTPVVCLVIEGGTNTIRAVLEYVTDNPPVPVVVCDGSGRAADLIAFVHKYASDSGEQQVLESMHDYLLATIQKTFEVSQDQAEQLYQELLQCTKNKNLITVFRIQDRPEGNTQELDQTILTALFKSQHLSPPEQLSLALTWNRVDIARSEIFVYGQEWPHGALDEAMMQALEHDRIDFVKLLLENGVSMRKFLTIPRLEELYNTKHGPANTLGYILRDVRPHIPKGYVYTLHDIGLVINKLMGGAYRSYYTRRKFRPIYAKVMNSYVNTHRKPSTFQRSAGINSMSLVAGLLPVTSDMALFELPFNELLIWAVLTKRQQMALLMWTHGEEALAKSLVACKLYKAMAHEAADDDLDTEIYEELRSYAKEFESKGLKLLDFCYRQDAERAQRLLTCELQSWSSQSCLSLAVAANHRAILAHPCSQIILADLWMGGLRTRKNTNLKVICGLLCPFYIRKLDFKSKEELQQMPQTEEEHLENQYLDYEDRDKKDPDAEALLSDTYSMKDTKVQENGKVSLTDSENTQYKDYLFDSDVRQQRPLKLKKKIYEFYTAPITKFWADSMAYVFFLVMFTYTVLVRMEETPSWQEMYAIAYITTLGCEKIREIVSSEPVAISHKFSVWAWNMWNPCDAAAIIFFLIGLALRLRPYTMDIGRVIYCVDSIYWYLRILNILGVNKYLGPLVTMMGKMVKNMIYFVVLLLVVLMSFGVSRQAILFPNNDASWRLVREVYYQPYFMLYGEVFADDIDPPCGEDPSQPPCVTGHWVTPIAMSMYLLIANILLINLLIAVFNNIFIEVNAVSHQVWMFQRFTVVMEYQQKPVLPPPLIALSHCYSLLRYAIRKAKGLQESRDNGLKLFLEKEDMERLYDYEEECVEGYFREQEILLQQSTEERIKNTDERVDHMAQKIEDINQKENIQSAAVQNIEFRLRKVEETAGEILSHLAVIHRFMAAHTLMQGGTMQGSTGNVSGNVALEGAPGIAPIPVDHRTRTISESDSYIMQPTLPPPTQRRKFNRSLTEVRPDAYIFDEGRHLEVRTVLEENEGERSPDQTSQPFERDRKLSIRSEDSELFPGSGVQKTLSPVDSLGVAIKPSPPPPPPFLNIRQDTASTESKDTLTPLEGADDRTLVGDETVDDLMDGNYEGLRQRTGRRRNSSMCGPGVGVSMGGSFGGGTPGTGVGGRRNSESASGGGLDINKSQTSLCQIPGLGFGKRQQSVTQSEPDSGTDQPAIQRPVPKGRHLLLQIHTEYTSITDELESVCHMIASPTSSLRGEYLVCYFGSILNMVLVFSTEAPKKKSVNELSNPEFAAMIEKRHLKECEDSDYMMMETLFQTRCSLEDSDEYFDDAGPETEHGPRKMLRRETAIELPVTPSKSNIVSLADSAQGHEDYAGMKNERQGASNRNSLRDSKNSPLSMSSQNSPRNSQYMQGAFLNPSVFEGASRLYKKSCESLQKNSSTDTEYSLQPYRFIKQSSNETNSSFNIDNSSITNDLSIDGETSLNSTVIEMVSSSTIAVPPPAVDDRTGFLPKRTSSIGSCTTQHTQQQQQQQQQQHSVESRPSFLRKQFSVEKSTPGGSPVAKDNGGSIPDGLERLTSTPAPAIPSKPPRSTRFSDSLSVLGTKSVLSLLKESSSTSTEEPMHEGRKASTIPCISTNLVQDEIAKLSSNIKSSTDEDTDPPINETMC; this comes from the exons CGTACCGCGCGCAGCTGGATCGAggcaaattttcaaaaacggGAATGCATCAAGTTCATACCAAGCACCAAGAATGGAGACTC ATGCTGTTGTGGTCAGGAGCGCAGGACGCACCAGTTCGTGCCGGGCATCGAACCGGGCATCGCAGGAGACGTTTGGCtgccccagaagcacacccgAGCCCAGTCGACCGATGCGTACGGTACGATCGAGTTTCAGGGCGGTGCTCATCCTACGAAGGCGCAG TACGTTCGCCTATCGTACGACACACGACCGGAGCTGCTGGTGCAACTGTTCACGCGCGAATGGAATCTCGAGCTGCCGAAGTTGCTCATTACGGTGCAGGGAGGCAAGGCAAACTTCGAGCTGCAGCCAAAGTTGAAAAAG GTGCTCCGGAAGGGCCTGCTGAAGGCAGCCAAAACGACCGGGGCGTGGATATTTACCGGCGGAACCAACACGG GTGTAACGAAGCAGGTTGGCGATGCGCTTCTCCTCGAGGGCCAGCAGCGGTCGGGGCGCGTGGTGAGCATCGGTATCGCACCCTGGGGCATCGTGGAGCGTAACCATGAGCTGCTGGGACACAACCGGGACGTACCGTGCCATAGTATTAGCTCGCCCAG ATCGAAACTGGCGGTGTTGAATAACCGGCACGCTTACTTTCTCCTCGTCGACAACGGTTCCCAGGGACGCTACGGGGCGGAACTAATCCTCCGGAGGAAGCTGGAGAAATACATATCGAATCAGAAACTGCAGCCCT TTACCCACTCGAGCACCCCCGTAGTATGCTTGGTAATTGAAGGTGGTACAAACACAATCAGAGCTGTGCTAGAGTACGTCACCGATAACCCACCGGTACCGGTAGTAGTGTGTGATGGGTCAGGCCGGGCTGCTGATCTAATCGCGTTTGTACATAA GTATGCATCGGACAGCGGCGAACAGCAGGTGCTGGAATCGATGCACGACTATCTCCTTGCGACGATACAGAAAACGTTCGAGGTAAGCCAGGACCAGGCGGAGCAGCTGTACCAGGAGTTGCTGCAGTGTACCAAGAACAAAAATTTG ATAACGGTGTTCCGCATTCAGGACCGACCGGAGGGCAATACTCAGGAACTGGACCAAACGATTTTAACTGCACTTTTTAAATCACAGCACCTCAGCCCGCCAGAGCAGCTTAGCCTGGCACTCACGTGGAACCGGGTCGACATCGCCCGCTCGGAGATATTCGTGTACGGTCAGGAGTGGCCCCACGGGGCGCTAGACGAGGCGATGATGCAGGCCCTCGAGCACGACCGGATCGATTTTGTTAAGCTCTTACTAGAGAACGGAGTGTCGATGCGCAAGTTCCTCACGATACCTCGACTCGAGGAACTGTACAACACCAAGCATGGACCGGCCAACACACTCGGGTACATTTTGCGCGACGTCCGGCCACATATCCCGAAGGGCTACGTGTACACGCTGCACGACATCGGTCTGGTGATAAACAAGCTAATGGGTGGTGCGTATCGGTCGTACTACACGCGCCGGAAATTTCGTCCGATTTACGCGAAGGTAATGAACAGCTACGTCAACACGCACCGGAAGCCGTCCACCTTTCAACGGTCGGCGGGTATCAACTCGATGAGCCTGGTTGCCGGGCTCCTTCCGGTGACGTCCGATATGGCGCTATTCGAGCTGCCGTTTAACGAGCTGCTCATCTGGGCCGTGCTTACGAAGCGGCAGCAGATGGCACTGCTCATGTGGACGCACGGTGAGGAAGCACTTGCGAAGTCGCTGGTTGCCTGCAAGCTTTACAAAGCCATGGCGCACGAGGCAGCCGACGATGACCTCGACACGGAAATCTACGAGGAGCTGCGAAGTTACGCGAAGGAGTTCGAGAGCAAAGGACTGAAGCTGCTGGACTTTTGCTACCGGCAGGATGCCGAGCGGGCACAGCGGTTACTCACCTGCGAGCTGCAATCCTGGTCAAGCCAGAGCTGTCTCTcgctggcggtggcggcgaaCCATCGGGCCATACTGGCCCATCCCTGTAGCCAGATCATTCTGGCCGATCTCTGGATGGGCGGACTGCGCACAAGAAAAAACACCAATCTGAAG GTTATCTGTGGGCTGCTGTGTCCGTTTTATATAAGAAAGTTGGACTTTAAGTCGAAAGAAGAGCTACAGCAAATGCCGCAAACGGAAGAGGAACACCTGGAGAATCAGTACTTAGACTACGAGGATCGCGATAAGAAGGATCCAGACGCGGAG GCGCTTCTGTCCGATACGTACTCAATGAAAGATACCAAAGTGCAGGAGAACGGAAAA GTTTCCCTAACCGACTCGGAGAACACGCAGTACAAGGATTATCTGTTCGATAGCGACGTGCGGCAGCAGCGACCGTTGAagttgaagaagaagatctaCGAGTTCTACACCGCTCCCATTACCAAGTTTTGGGCTGACTCG ATGGCATACGTATTTTTTCTGGTAATGTTCACCTACACCGTGCTGGTGCGGATGGAGGAAACACCCAGCTGGCAGGAGATGTATGCCATCGCCTACATTACCACGCTTGGCTGTGAAAAGATTCGCGAGATAGTTTCCTCTGAACCGGTGGCCATATC ACACAAATTCTCTGTCTGGGCGTGGAACATGTGGAATCCCTGCGATGCGGCGGccataatattcttcctcatTGGGTTGGCATTGCGACTGCGGCCATACACGATGGACATCGGGCGGGTGATATACTGCGTCGATAGCATCTACTGGTACTTGCGGATATTGAATATTCTAGgcgtaaacaaatatttgg GACCATTGGTGACGATGATGGGCAAGATGGTGAAGAACATGATCTACTTTGTGGTGCTGTTACTGGTGGTATTGATGAGTTTCGGCGTGAGTCGACAGGCGATTCTCTTTCCCAACAATGATGCCAGCTGGCGGTTGGTACGCGAAGTTTATTATCAACCATATTTCATGTTGTACGGAGAGGTGTTTGCGGATGACATCGATCCTCCTTGTGGGGAAGATCCATCGCAGCCACCGTGTGTCACGG GACACTGGGTGACACCAATCGCTATGTCGATGTATCTGTTGATTGCCAATATTTTGCTCATTAACCTACTGATCGCTGTGTTCAACAACATCTTCATCGAGGTGAATGCCGTCTCGCATCAGGTGTGGATGTTTCAACGATTCACGGTGGTCATGGAGTACCAACAAAAGCCGGTTCTGCCACCTCCGCTGATCGCGCTCAGTCACTGCTATTCATTACTTCGGTACGCGATCCGCAAGGCAAAAGGTCTACAGGAGTCTCGCGACAACgggttgaaacttttcctcgaGAAAGAGGACATGGAGCGGTTGTACGACTACGAGGAGGAATGCGTGGAGGGATACTTCCGCGAGCAGGAGATTCTGCTACAGCAGTCGACTGAGGAACGTATCAAAAACACAGACGAACGGGTAGACCACATGGCGCAGAAGATTGAAGATATCAACCAGAAGGAAAACATCCAAAGTGCGGCCGTGCAAAACATCGAGTTTCGGTTGCGTAAGGTGGAGGAAACGGCAGGCGAAATCCTGTCTCATCTGGCCGTGATACATCGGTTCATGGCGGCTCATACGTTGATGCAAGGCGGTACGATGCAGGGCTCGACTGGTAACGTTAGTGGCAATGTAGCACTCGAGGGTGCCCCCGGTATTGCGCCCATTCCGGTGGATCATCGGACACGCACGATATCGGAGAGCGATAGCTACATTATGCAGCCGACGTTGCCGCCACCGACGCAAAGGAGAAAGTTCAACCGGTCACTGACAGAGGTGCGTCCGGATGCGTATATCTTCGATGAAGGACGACATTTGGAGGTTCGTACCGTGCTGGAGGAGAATGAAGGTGAACGCTCACCGGATCAG ACTTCTCAACCATTTGAACGCGATCGCAAGCTGTCCATTCGCTCGGAGGACTCGGAATTGTTCCCCGGTAGTGGCGTCCAAAAAACACTCTCACCAGTGGATTCGCTCGGTGTTGCCATTAAACCatcaccgccgccaccaccaccgttcttGAACATCCGACAGGACACGGCAAGCACGGAGAGTAAGGACACGCTCACCCCGCTGGAAGGGGCCGACGATAGGACGCTCGTTGGAGATGAAACCGTTGACGATCTGATGGATGGAAACTACGAGGGACTTCGGCAACGCACTGGACGCCGGCGAAACTCATCCATGTGTGGACCAGGGGTGGGTGTTTCGATGGGTGGTTCTTTCGGAGGTGGCACTCCCGGGACCGGCGTCGGTGGACGAAGAAACTCCGAAAGCGCATCCGGTGGGGGATTGGATATCAACAAATCACAGACTAGTCTCTGCCAGATACCAGGTTTGGGGTTCGGAAAGCGGCAACAAAGTGTGACGCAATCGGAACCGGATAGTGGCACCGATCAAC CAGCTATTCAACGCCCAGTTCCAAAAGGACGTCATCTTTTGCTGCAGATACACACAGAGTACACATCGATCACGGATGAACTGGAGAGCGTTTGCCACATGATCGCATCCCCCACAAGCTCGTTGAGAGGTGAGTATTTGGTTTGCTATTTCGGATCAATATTGAACATGGTTCTCGTCTTTTCAACAGAGGCACCGAAGAAGAAAAGCGTCAACGAACTTTCCAACCCCGAGTTCGCTGCCATGATCGAAAAACGGCATCTGAAGGAGTGTGAAGATAGCGACTATATGATGAtggaaacgttgtttcaaacgCGCTGCTCGCTGGAGGACAGCGACGAGTACTTCGATGATGCAGGGCCCGAAACCGAACACGGTCCGCGCAAGATGTTGCGCCGTGAGACGGCCATCGAGTTGCCGGTGACGCCGTCCAAGTCGAACATCGTCTCGCTGGCGGACAGCGCTCAGGGTCACGAGGACTACGCAGGCATGAAGAACGAACGGCAGGGCGCGTCGAACCGGAACTCGTTGCGCGACTCGAAGAACTCGCCGCTGTCCATGTCCAGCCAGAACTCTCCGCGCAACTCTCAGTACATGCAGGGCGCCTTCCTAAACCCTTCGGTGTTCGAGGGCGCCAGCCGGCTGTACAAGAAGTCGTGCGAGAGTCTGCAGAAGAACTCCAGCACCGACACGGAGTACTCGCTGCAGCCGTACCGGTTCATTAAGCAAAGCTCGAACGAGACAAACAGTTCGTTCAACATCGACAACTCATCGATTACGAATGACCTCTCGATCGATGGCGAAACGAGCCTCAACTCGACCGTCATCGAGATGGTTTCAAGCTCCACGATCGCCGTACCTCCACCGGCGGTGGACGATCGAACCGGTTTCCTACCCAAGCGCACTTCATCGATCGGAAGCTGCACAACGCAAcacacgcagcagcagcagcagcaacagcagcaacaacattcGGTTGAATCACGCCCGTCGTTCCTTAGGAAACAGTTCAGCGTAGAGAAAAGCACGCCCGGGGGTTCGCCGGTAGCGAAAGACAACGGAGGATCCATTCCGGACGGCCTGGAAAGGTTAACGTCAACACCGGCTCCGGCAATCCCTAGCAAACCACCGCGATCTACCCGCTTCTCCGACAGCCTGAGCGTACTGGGGACGAAGAGTGTGCTAAGTCTGTTGAAGGAAAGCAGCTCCACCAGCACGGAAGAGCCGATGCACGAGGGACGCAAAGCGTCCACGATACCGTGCATCAGCACGAACCTGGTGCAGGACGAGATCGCGAAGCTGTCGTCGAACATTAAGAGCAGCACCGACGAAGACACCGATCCGCCCATCAATGAAACCATGTGCTGA